The genomic segment AATATCAACACATAGAAactgagctttctgtgagcttccgtgtttcctatcactgcatGAAAGATGCACGaggcttcttttattgttggcttgttcattcagaacagtttgGATCGATTAGCgcttataatatataaattaaattgtTTAAGACTAACAATACAACATGTCTGATGTGTTAATCATTGTTGAAAAACACACTTTGTGAGagaaactaaacaaaaatctgtttttgttaaacaatgttttttacaGACCAAATAAACACAGCATAGCCACGTTGTTGTTCAACCTTAAAGGCTTAATATTTACTGAACGACCGAAACGAAGTTTTTCATCTCGCCAAGATCGCCAGTTCTCAGTGTTTAGTTTGAGCTTCATGTCAGAAGTCTTGACTAAATGTAGTTCAGTAAATGAAGCTGCAGGTCTGGTCAGCTGCCACCATCAGGTAAAAGAAAGAACTGCAACGTACTGGCTGGCGGTCTCCttaaaatacactgtaaaacagaagTCGGGGGCCAATTAAAAACGGTCTGTGTGCTGCCTTTGGCCCTGGGGCCAGACTTTGAACACCCTGCTGTAGGCCTGAGTGCAAACCAGCAGCACTCTTCTCTTCAGGAACACATCATCCTCCTTGGCAGCCAGAAGACGCATTAACAGTAACTTTTTCCTTTACATCTCCACGTCTTACTCAGCAGACCTACAGCGTGCTGACCTGCCATCCCTCCTGCACTGAGGGCGGCTCACGCGCTGCGCTTGCAGACTCTGCTCTGGAGGCGGTCTGCATAAGCAGGATCAGCAGGCCACACAGCAGGCAGAAGAAGGAGGCAGCAGGGGCCAGCATGAAGGACAAGCCATAGTGGACGCTGAGGTGGAGGCTGGGGCATGCCGAGAGCCTGCGCTGGAGGACGTACTGTTCCAGAGTGGATGAACCCTGCACCCACGCCGCAAACGTTCCTACCACCAAAAAGATAAGCAGgcctacacacagagagagaagtaaagCTGAATATCAtcattaaaagtgaaatattaaaatacaaaaggTGACAAACGGGTTCTTTGAAGCAATAATGTAGACAAACTATATATGActccctaaagaaccttgcAGTGGATGTTTCAGGGGTGCCTTGGGGAGTTTGGTGTGCTGAGGGCCAAAAagacagaacagaaaagaaataaagaaggtttttttattcatgtgttttacACCATTTCACTGTATTTTGTTGCTAAAATGCTACAAAAAAATACTATTTTAACAGCAGTCCTGTGAACAGAAAGTGACCAATGGAAAATTAGAGTTTAAGTTAGGTGTATTATTCAATATATTTCTTCTCTCACTGACTAttgtgtgaaggttctttacCCCAAAGACTTTCCCAAAGTTTTACTGCTCTCTTCTATATTACAGAGATGAGTCTGAACCTTTGTGAGTAACTTACAGAGATGACCCTAAGTCTTTCGTTAGTAGCAATAACATTAGCTTTCAGAAATGAGTCTGAATATTTAGTGAGTGGCAGTCATGTTAATTTACAGAGAGTCCGTGGCAATAACATTCCCATACAGAGATGTATCAACAGTAACGTTTGCTGAATCAAACATCACTGCAGTCACTCTCAACTGACCAAAACCCCAAAAATGTGCCACATTCTGAGAGGCACTGCACTGAGATGTGAGTTCAGCTCTCTAAACTAAACCTTGTTGGTTCCCAAACATGACCAACTCGCAAAATCTGACTTGCTGGACAACTTGGTTTCTATTATTCTCAACTGGAAATGAGCCAGAAACCTGTAAAGCTCAAATGAGCTGATCCTATAAAGCATTGTAAGCTTTACTGTAAGCAGGGCTGCCAGTTTAACCCCTGACAAGAAGTGTTCAAAGGATGAGAACAGCTAAACAGAAtgcattattattcatttgccTCATTACCCCCAGTTATGAAGAGAGCTCCTCCAGCCTCATAAAGGCGACGGCTGGCCGTTGGGATGCCGCAGATGGTGACAAACACACCAAGCGTAACCATGGTGAGTCCCAGCACAGACATAATGCACCAAAAGGCCCTATGTACTGgacaacacatcaaatatgACTACAGTGGGTTAGGTTTCAATGGAAAATCATGTTCTGGGATTTGGGTAGGGTTTTTGAGGAGGGGAGTCTACTTACCAGTAgctgaatctgaggttgaaattcCAGAAAGAGGAACTTGGGAGAGATAGGCTGGTGTGCATATCTTCTCTGACGGTTGGTtggctgtcagaaaaaaaaacatgtatcatCAGTTCGTGTGTTCTGCTTATGCCGTATGATATTATACACCTTTGGAGATTGTTTGACAAGACAACTTGGCCTGGCTCCCAGATGCAGGTTAAGTGCCCAGGACCTATTAGTCCTATCAGGCCTAacttaaaggacccatatcctacatttgtctTGCATCTTATTTTTTCCTTAAGGTCCACTtatgagtttgtgtggtttaGAATTCGTTTTTACATGACAATGTCCAACCGTTCTTTATCCCATAGaggtcaagtcaaagttttcTTATAcggcgctttttacagcaggtgttgtcacaaagcagctttatggaaaaaaatagctccaagcccccatgagagTCGCCAATGGTTACCCAAGAGCTAGAGGAAGAAATcttgaaaggaaccaagactcaaaagaggaaccCATTCTTCTCTGGTCAACACCGGCAAACAGCAGAGTTACatagactgtttttgttactgtgcctttaagcctGATGCactggtcaggcataacattatgaccacctccttgtttctaaactcagtgtccattttatcagctcaactcactgtccactctattagacactcctacctcgtcggtccaccttgtagatgtaaagtcagagacgacagctcatctgctgctgcacagtttgtgttggtcatcctctagtccttcatcagtggtcacaggacgctgcccacaggacgctgttggatggactattctcagtccagcagagacactgaggtgtttaaaaactccagcagcgcttctgtgtctgatccactcaaaccagcacaacacacactaacacaccaccaccaagtcagtgttactgtagtgctgagaatgctccaccacccaaatagtacctgctctgtgagggtccatgggggtcctgaccactgaagaacagggtaacagagtagcagagaaacagatggactacagtctgtaactgtagaactacagagtccagctatacagtaagtggagctggtaaactggacaatgagtgaagaaacaaggaggtggtcatattGTTATGTCTGACcggtgtatatgtaaatgtgttttgctctgattggctgtgcagTATTTTGCCTCAATCAAAAAGTAATCCTTATAACTTCTGTATAAATGGGTCGGGCTAAACTACCGCAGGCTGTAGGATGTAAATGTCTTGATTTCGTGCCGTCACAAAGCCACTGAATTCGAAGTAGTGGACTGTCTAGGCTGGGACCCCTTAAATCGTCGGGGTCCACCAGCAAgcccagagttttattacacactctctaacttaagaatagctcaaccagtttgcactgaagctcctgtagttactgaattgagattttaaggggAAAAATGAGCCTTTGAatttgaagggaaattccaccaatttgtcCAAGTTTCTCCATAATGCAATGATTAAGTGAAACAATCTCCATAATGCAattgttaatatgtaaacaaagtcattcagggtggtttgatgtcagTTGAGAGGTTCCTGAGAAACTTGCCACGTCAGaattgtggtgataggaaccagacgttcaaAGCATTTAATACCTTCTCACGGGAAGTTATTACGCAAAAATAAGTCTGAGACAtagttttaaaatagttttgaaTTATGCTATTGGGCAAAAAAGGGATTTTGTAAACCTATTCACAGCAGAGGGCACACGCAGGGCGTTAAACGGCATATTATATTACcatattatattgtatatgtaCCACTGTTTTAAAACCCAGCAGATGCACATCTTCTGTTCACTGGAgcttttggacagtaaatgtgTTGTGGACTTTaggatccctggttcctatcaccaccattgtaaagaaatctgaatcaatACATTTCTgtacaatgaattattttacACCGAAACAAGGGAACAAAAAGGGAATGGCTAAATTTTAGACCTAAGTTATACCATAAGCAGTGCTTCTCCATGACGAAATCCTTTTTAACCCCAGATTAGCCTGTTTTTTCAACCTACTGATCCAAAAGTCCAACATGCTGTCCTCTTCTCTGTCTATTTCCTTCACGTAGGAGCATCTCCAGAAAACACCTTCATGGTAGGCCAGGACCACATGTTTGGGACCATCTTGATGTTCTTGAAGGCCATCCTTCACATTGGAAAGagaattattataatttataattccAACGTAATCAGGCATAATTGAATGGTTAACAGGTCAAcacattccgagtggtttggtgtgaaatggtctgttctagagaaaacttaatgagtcagaattgttcacagtggtggtgacaggaaccagacgtctccctcttaaagctccctacagaaagttattacatgaagtgcTTCTGGATACAGACATGGATATGAGACCTTGTTTTACGGTAGTTTTGTGGTAAAGTTTTGGTGTAAAATATATTGTAGccaatttattttaatccattcatggtggagggatacatgaagtGTGCtccaaggcaaaatagtccccgaAGAACACTTGTTTTATCAGATCgaccattattttaccattttcaaaaaatgtgcTCAGATGGCCCATGTAGGTTTTgtatagtgaataaaatgcctctatttgtgttgcagacattgtgacccctgggtcccatcaccaccactgtaaagacatctgagtcaaTAAGTTTCTCCACgatgaaccattttacatcagaccactcggaatgactctgtttacatccacACCGCTGAATTAGGCAGAAATGAAAGGATAAGCATGccaatttttttctaaatgtctttATAATTCCCTCACGGTGATACAAAcaaatcattcacagtggtttgatgtgaaattgccATTTCAGTGTTGAGAATTTAATGATGGTGGTGATCATAAGTCACAGTGCATataactttatttactatccaaaacagcTTGTGAAACtaaacatgtcttctgagttcatttatttatttattttgcagatGTTGATTgatatgcaatgttgataatagtaaaaaagCACTGAATCTGAAATctttgtggactattttgccttacattGTTAggaatgaaggttctgttcaggtacatttttcattcatcaaggtacaaacagtgtagatgttccctcaaaggttctacagtggttttaaggtctcattgtggagcttaaatcagtttctccaggtgaaaagttggtatttgtaccttttcctaaccgaatgttttaaaacagagcagtagaataaaagcctggaggcgaggcggggtgtgtggagtcagtccagcttagaacagatcatttcagtggatgatgGTCCAGTTATGTCCCCTGACTagaggcactgagatggagccttgagggtcccaccccagtggcaagaggggcactgacccagagacagttgACTAcctttgttctgagagtgtgtAACATCCTCTCTGCGGTaccttttaggccaaaagcttgttGCAAAACAACGTCACATTTGTCAGGAAATGTATTTGTTGGCATGTCATGTAGTCACAGCTTTTAGGcgctttggacgtctggttcctatcaccaccactgtgaacaagcttctctagaatgaagcgttgcacaccaaaccactctgaatgaccttgtttacattttaatgttttaattatgcagaataaataaaaatgggtgAAATTCCTGTTTAAAAACTTGCGGCAGGTGTGATGATGTAGGTGTGCCGATTGCATGATGTTAACTAGAAACTCCATTCAATACGGCAAACTCTTAGCTAGATTAGCCTGATAGCTAACCTTTGGGCGCCAGACATGTCTTGCCTGATTCGAtacattttactgcaaagaGGAAATGGTGTCCGTTTGATTGTTCAGCTTACTGTCGCTGCTAGAATGCTTCGGACACAGTTCCAGTTTAGCACTGATCTCTTTAGCGTCTCTATTCTTATCCTTCATAACAACTGTGAGACATACGTACATGCAGCTGTTCCAGGGCCTCAAACAGTCGAAGAACACAGAACATGATGTCGGTTTGGTTTGATGCATTTATATGTAAGATTTTTAACTAATGATCTGTTCCGTTTGATCTCCCTTACCTCTGTCGTGGATCTCCTAAGTCGTGTAGTAATTTTGTCCCCTGGATCACAAGACTCGGAGGCTAGCAGCCAGTAGTCGGTCCCCAGAGAAAGCAGAAGAAAGACTGAGCCCAGAGCTCCACAGAATCCAGCAATGAACTGCAGCACTTCCAGCCGCATGGTGGATAAACTGAAGCTCATTCATCTACTGTATCATCTTAACTGCCCACAGTCTCATGTATAGATTACCATCTGCCTTCCAGGACCAGGTCTGTCCATCTCTCATGCCAGTGAGTCTATGATCAAATTAGATTGCCAACCCTTCTTCATTATTTCTGGCAGAATCATTACGTACTACTTTTAGCTCCCGAGTCAGTTTAAAGCTGAGGTGTGGCAGGATTCAAAAATAATCGTTAATAAAAGACGTGTTAGATGCACATGATTGTGTTCCTCATGTTGAGCGCTGGACGTCTCAGGCTGTGCTATAAGGATCGTGTGCTGGATGGATGTGTGCAGCTGCATGCTGGAGATGATGTAACAGTAGTGAAAATAGAATCTGTCATCATGTGTTGTGAATGTTTTAGATGTACTTGCAAAGTATGTTGCAGTGTTTAAGATTAGCTGTGCCACTGGGGGAAGCCAGGGTTAACCGTAATATGTGCTGACACACAGTCAGACCTTGTGTAAGGCTCTTatccaaactgttgccacacaTTTGGGAGCATAATTATCCAAAATATCTTTGTACACTATGGCATTACTATCACCCTTCACTAGAACTAaagggcccaaaccctgaaaagcagccccattatccctcctccaccaaactttactgttggcactatgcattctgttttcttgtgttttcttAGCATGTGCCAAACTCAGATTAGTCCCTCAGGCTGCCAAAtagttaatataatatataagtgacccttattggtTCCTCAATGAGGAAGTTTCCCcgccatgcagtgaaacatcacatatatACCAgcgaacgcacacacacacacttgcctggagcggtagCCCTGTCCAGCACCCAGGTAGCCTTGCTTAAggtcacttcagtcacatactgtcagttCTGGGTATTGAGCCAGCAATCTTCCAGTCAACAGGCTGGTTAAGGCTGGTTCATTACTCCAGGGAACATGTGTTTTTACTGCTCCAGAGGCCAGTGAATCCATGCTTTACATCACTTCAACTGACACCTTGCATTGTGtatggtgatcttaggcttgtgtacaGCTGCTCCGTCATGAAAACCTGTTCTGACGCACAGTTCTTGTGCCGATGTTGGTTCCAGAGGCAGTCTGGACTTCTaatgagtgatgcaacagaggtcATTTCTATGTACTACACACTTCAGGACTCGGCAGCCGCACTCTGTGCATTTTTGCGGGCTACTGCTTTGTGAGCAGTTGTTGCTTCTAGATGCTGCCGtttcacaataataacacttacagttgtctagggcagatctagcaggacagaaatttcacaaaccaACCtatggcaaaggtggcatcctattattTCATTTAGTCCCTGAGCTCTTCAATGCAACCCATTCTACTGtggaaaaaacaatgaagtgaCTTTGCATCCCAGAATGCATTATATGTAACTGATAAACCACATTATCAACGTTACCAGTTTATTAATATCACTTTgaattgattattattattattatcaccaGAATGCccacattcttaaaaatgaatgtatgaagtggatggatggatggatggatggatggatggatggatggatggatggatggatgaaggaCATCATATAGAAGAATAATAGTCTGGGTGGAATGTGACTGAGGCACTTTATGTATTAAGAGCATGATACTGCCTAGAGTCAGGCCAAAGGTGAAGAGCAGCCATGTGACTCTGGCATACAGATTGAGTTCATTCACAATAAGTGATTGTGTTAAATGACACCCCTCACATTTTAACTGTAGATTCAGTAGAGAaatttaatccatccatccatccatccatccattttctaagccgcttctccctcagggtcgcaggggggtgctggagcctatcccagcggtcatcgggcggaaggcaggatacaccctggacaggtcgccagtccatcgcagggcaaatgTAATGACTAACAAAATTTTGTGTTTCATTCTGACTTTCAGTGACTATTTGCTGAACTGGACAAATTCTGCCATAGGAGCACGGGAGGAGCAAGGGGGCTCTTGGAAGGTGCTGTGCTCCTGGTAAGGAGACGTGGTTGTTGTTCAGCCTAAGATGTGCATGTGTTATTAGTCCTACTCTGCTCTGGGCTGTGGGGTAGTAGTGTCAGTGTTAGTGTctacagaaaagagaaagtgtATGGATTGATGTGACCTGCCTGCTTAAATAGTGCGGGCAGCAGTTCTTCCTTGCTgtctgttcaataaaagagcattcgcCTTTAAAGCGCAACATTTTCTGCGTCATCTTCTTTGCTGATGCTGCAGTATCTTTAGTATAATGATTTTgcatttcagtgtgtgtgtgtgtgtgtgttaatgtaaaaagatttatTTAGGTATTTTGGATTATTTATATTGATGGGGGGTTTTTTCAATGTAAAAGCCAGTTGGTAAAAAACTTAAAAAGGCCACAAACTGACATAGAAGTTTTGTTCACAggggtctgatgtgaaatggtggtggtgataggaaccagtggtCACAATATCTACAAACAGAGATATAGCCAGTGACAAATCAGTCAAGCCAGTCAACCCACATGTGTCTTCTGACCTTTAGATGTTACGTTGGTGATAGTAAAACGATGGAAATCAGACCTAAGCTTTCTTTGGACGCCTTTTTGCCTTATAACAAGAATGTGTCTCTCCATCATGGATGGATTTAAAAGTAtaaacattttaggccaaagagGCCATTAGATTTTCAAGCATTCTTTATATCTTAAATTCTTAAGCTTGGAGAGGCATTACaatcttcagacgtctggttcctatcaccaccactgtcccCATCACAATTCTGACACTGTAGttcctctagaacagagcatttcacactgaaccacTTTGTTTACGCCTttgccatttaattatgcagaaattttggaattcccctttaaggatTTAGGAATGCTAGCAGGTAGTGTGAGCTAACAGCAAAAACGTAGATTTATTTGAGAGCATTTGCAGTAAACCTTTGGGAGATCTCAATAAGAGTTTAGTTCAAATCCTGTTCTTACAAGATATGACCACATGGGGGCAGCACAGCTTTAGCTCTAAATTTATCATTGGGGGTTTATACACCAAATAAACCTGTTCCTGCACACATTAGTGTAGAAaagggaggtgtgtgtgtgtgtgtgtatatgtgtgtgtgtgtgtgtgtgtgtgtgtgtgtgtacttcaCTAACACACCTCCTTGTATGTTTACTCACTGTCTGgtcactgagaatgatccaccaccctgctctgtggtggtcctgtagggACCCTgaacattgaagaacagggtgaaagggggcaaACAGAGTATAACACATcagagatggactacagtctgtaactgtagaactacagagtgcagctatacagtaagtggagctgataaaatggacagtgagcgtaaaaacaaggaggtggtcagaatgttatgcttGTGTAAAATGTTTGGGGCCCAATTTCCCAAAAGCTTTGGGGTATTAAGATCATTAGACTGTAGAATtggtagagagagtgtttaATGTGATGCTCGTTccattatgtaaaaataatcttCGTCCTaaaatgcttttgggaaacgaagcctagtttagttttagtttaaatgacgaaatattgtgaaataacGAGTTGTGCGCATGGAGCAGGTGTGTACAGGAGGATTAAACCTCCGGCCCCCCCATGCCTCCCCCATGAGTAATTAATGTTCTTA from the Pygocentrus nattereri isolate fPygNat1 chromosome 30, fPygNat1.pri, whole genome shotgun sequence genome contains:
- the tmem182b gene encoding transmembrane protein 182 isoform X2, whose protein sequence is MSFSLSTMRLEVLQFIAGFCGALGSVFLLLSLGTDYWLLASESCDPGDKITTRLRRSTTEDGLQEHQDGPKHVVLAYHEGVFWRCSYVKEIDREEDSMLDFWISRLKKQANLGLKRISSWRSTAYANQPSEKICTPAYLSQVPLSGISTSDSATVHRAFWCIMSVLGLTMVTLGVFVTICGIPTASRRLYEAGGALFITGGLLIFLVVGTFAAWVQGSSTLEQYVLQRRLSACPSLHLSVHYGLSFMLAPAASFFCLLCGLLILLMQTASRAESASAAREPPSVQEGWQVSTL
- the tmem182b gene encoding transmembrane protein 182 isoform X1 encodes the protein MSFSLSTMRLEVLQFIAGFCGALGSVFLLLSLGTDYWLLASESCDPGDKITTRLRRSTTEDGLQEHQDGPKHVVLAYHEGVFWRCSYVKEIDREEDSMLDFWISRLKKQANLGLKRISSWRSTAYANQPSEKICTPAYLSQVPLSGISTSDSATVHRAFWCIMSVLGLTMVTLGVFVTICGIPTASRRLYEAGGALFITGAHQTPQGTPETSTARPAYLFGGRNVCGVGAGFIHSGTVRPPAQALGMPQPPPQRPLWLVLHAGPCCLLLLPAVWPADPAYADRLQSRVCKRSA
- the tmem182b gene encoding transmembrane protein 182 isoform X3 — its product is MSFSLSTMRLEVLQFIAGFCGALGSVFLLLSLGTDYWLLASESCDPGDKITTRLRRSTTEDGLQEHQDGPKHVVLAYHEGVFWRCSYVKEIDREEDSMLDFWITNQPSEKICTPAYLSQVPLSGISTSDSATVHRAFWCIMSVLGLTMVTLGVFVTICGIPTASRRLYEAGGALFITGAHQTPQGTPETSTARPAYLFGGRNVCGVGAGFIHSGTVRPPAQALGMPQPPPQRPLWLVLHAGPCCLLLLPAVWPADPAYADRLQSRVCKRSA
- the tmem182b gene encoding transmembrane protein 182 isoform X4: MSFSLSTMRLEVLQFIAGFCGALGSVFLLLSLGTDYWLLASESCDPGDKITTRLRRSTTEDGLQEHQDGPKHVVLAYHEGVFWRCSYVKEIDREEDSMLDFWITNQPSEKICTPAYLSQVPLSGISTSDSATVHRAFWCIMSVLGLTMVTLGVFVTICGIPTASRRLYEAGGALFITGGLLIFLVVGTFAAWVQGSSTLEQYVLQRRLSACPSLHLSVHYGLSFMLAPAASFFCLLCGLLILLMQTASRAESASAAREPPSVQEGWQVSTL